The DNA segment AAGGTTGACAGATACGAGTATTTGAAGACTGTGATGATGGCAGCCGATGGACGTGTATGACAACAATGGTAAAGCAGCGGCAACTACAGCTAAAAGCACCCCATATTTTCCATCTTCCATGGAAGTTTTAGAagagagttaattactgttttcgcccttgtggtttgtcaaaaatcactgtttcagtccattagtttaaaacttgcgatttcagtccctgtggtttcactttcgtaaccatttcagtccacctcgtaaccatttcagtccccgtacttaacagaataatggattgaaatggttacgaaagtgaaaccacagggactgaaatcacaatttttaaactaatgaactgaaatagtgatttttgataaaccacagggacaaaaacagtaattaactctttagaAGAGAATACTAGAAAAGGGCCTATATTTGGTTTTCTCGAATTACATTCGATTATATAAACATGTATTACAAATATAACCAGAGGCAATAACAACATTAAATCACCAAACCCTCTATATCAACAACATCCCTACAGTAAAAAAATTATAACAGAAAGGCCCCGGACATCATACGACACCTCCAAGAGGCACTCGTGAAACCGAAGATATAAAAAAAACACGAACGGACCCGTCATCAGATATCATAATCTATATCCGAAGCATTTTCAGAAACAGATTTTTTCACAAGTGTTCCTTGTTCATCATAAAGATCAAGATTCTCACACGGTTTCGGGAATATGCTCCCTATCACCCTTCCTGAAACGTATGCACATTGGAATATATGTTTTTTCTTGTACGTGATCCCAACCGACATGTCTCTAAACGTCACATTCCTCACAGGAATATCCGCACTCCCGTGTATTCTAACCGGCACACGCACACCTTCACCGTGAATGTTGATATAGCTTATGTCCCTAATCACTGGGAATGCTTTCGGGTCAAAACCAGTATCAGGGTGCTCGTTGTAATCGGTTTTGATGATTATTCCGACCCTCACATTTTCAAATGTAAGGTTTCTATATTTAATGTCGCGAATGTAGGCCCCTCTACCTGCAGCTGTCTTGATTCTGACAGCACGTCTTGAATTCCATACTAGAACGTTTTCCACCGTCACGTTCGATACCCCGCCTGACATTTCACTGCCGATTGATATTCCAGCACTGTAAAAGTTTACCAAACAAGAATCCATGTTATGATTCAGGacctatgtagttaatatccatatcaaccgatatatcagtgatatcggttatcggtcccatGCCGAGATAGCAGTACAAAATAttggtcagaatatcggtaccgataatatcAGCGATATTGTCCGATATTTGACTGATATAGGAccgatatttgatcgataaatcaccgattttcccgatatcagtaccattcttcttatttctaccgttcatttatcttcttatttctgttattagtgttttaagtcttaattgttagttgttactgttaaatgttagtgttttaagtcttagtcaattcttacttgttacaattgttagtgttaaattgctatatatataaatttagcatgatattaaaattaccgatatcccaccgcgaaaaccgatatctcaaatatcggtccttgaccgatatccgatattttaccgcattaactaagatatctcaaatatcggtccttgaccgatatccgatattttaccgcattaactaagatatctcaaatatcggtccttgaccgatatccgatattttaccgcattaactacttagtTCAGGACACCTGTTAAATGTTAATGATAGTGATATTTTCGATAAAAGTGAAGGTGTTTGGAAATCTCACCTCACCATCGAACGAACCATAAGATTTCGGATAAGAATGTTTTTCGAAGGTCGACCATAAGCAGTACCGTACTGATCCCAACCGCTTTTTATTGCAATGGCATCATCCCCCACACTAATATAGCTGTCCTCTATTATCATGTCTTCGCATGAATCTACATAAACCATAACAGCCACaatataatatatgaaacacTCATGAAAGGTTTTAAATAAaatcaagagtaaattacaaaaatcgtcctttatctatttcacttattgcaaactgtgtcctttgtctttaataattacagaaaacgtactcgatgtttgcaaacccttgcaagttatgtcttttagccctaactcagttaatttttgtggttaaatctgaccaaatggaccccacatgagagtaaaatgaccaaaataccctcatgtgcggtccatttggtcagatttaaccacaaaaaattaactgagttagggctaaaggacataacttgcaagggtttgcaaacatcgagtaggttttctgtaattattgaagataaaggacacagtttgcaataagtgacatacataaaggacgatttttgtaatttactctaaaatcaAATAGAATGAAAAACGAAATATGCACTTACCAGGATCTATACCGTCTGTATTGGGAGCCTCGTAAAGGGGAGCCAAGATTGTCATATTTCTTATCGTCACGTTTTTACAATCATATGGATGAAGTGTCCAAAAAGGTGGATTTCTTAAAGTAATATTGGATATCACAATGTCACTTGAATACATGATCTGTATAAGCGGGCCTCGCGTATTGTTGAGAAGCTTTTGGCGATACCTTTTCCACCATCTTTGACCCTGCCCGTCAATGGTACCATTATTCCCTGTAGTCATGGTTATCAATATATAATTAGTTCACGTATGTAATGTAACATTACACACAAGGGTTCTCGTTACTCATAATGATCAAAAGACATATGAATAAGAGTACATCAAAAGTGTTGACCTGTGATGACAACGTCTCGGAGATTTTGACCATGAATTAAACTCCCAAATCGGGGTCCGGGATGCTCTCTACCATAACCGTAAGAAGGCAAAGGAGGCATTAGAGGCCAATACTTTTCATCCTGTTAAGCAAAATGAAGATGAGTTAGCCACAGGCATAATTAAACGGTTTTTGACAACTTAACAGAAGATGTACTATTACAACCCTTTTCACCCAAAGTAACTGATGTACGCTAAAAACTAAAATGAAAATCCTGATCGTTTGAAACCTAACGGCATCTGCAATGTGCATACATTTATTGTTTTACACAATCACCTGACATAAGCTTAAAAATGGAAAACACTAAACTAATAAAAAAGCAATTGGTGAAAGTCATCACAatttgagtaaaatgccaaaatggtcccCGAGTTTAGGCCACTtttgccatttcagtccaaaaataaaactttttgtatctgggtccatgaggtttcatttttgttgccattttcatccaattggCAAACTGGgttagaatttttttttgttaacttctCCCCTTTTTTTCGTTTTCCTCATTTAAATGAAGGGTATAATCGTCATTTTAtgccataatatattttaattaaatgaggAAAACGTCAAAAAGGGGGAGAAGTTAACAAAAAAATTCTAACCCAGTTTACCAATTGGATGAAAATGtcaacaaaaatgaaacctcgCGGACCCAAATACAAAAGGTTtcatttttggactgaagtggcaaAAAGGGCCTAAAATCGgggaccattttggcattttacttgTCACATTTTACAATAATCCCTTTGCAACAGTAAACACAAACCATGATTTGAAGCATCAATATTCTTTAGTGCAAAGCAACAACCGACACCAATAAAGGTTTATCAAAGCATAACGGCCAAGATTTCAAAAACTTCACGAACAATTATCACTTATCAAATCCACTCGTAATCATAAAAAACAGTAGTAGGTAACATCAGCCAAAACCAAACTCAAATATACGATCACTTTTTTTTTGAACCGCAAATGTTACTCTAGTCCTACACTCCTACTCCTACAATCGAAACACCACCGCAATAAATGACGTTAGGAAACTAACCCGTATAATCAAACTAACGGTATACTAAATATCTATGTTATGATCTaggtagttaatgcggtaaaatattgGATATcagtcaaggaccgatatttgagatatcggttatcgcggtgggatatcgccATATCGGTAATTTcaatatcatgctaaatttatatatatatagcaatttaagactaacaattcagtatactctcctaccattaacaaattaaccttttgcaacttgcaaaacactaacaattgtagcaagtaggaactgactaaggggttgtttgtttgcctcttaatggttcagacctcttactgattcagcacttaatggttcagactgtttgtttcacaagcagatgtctgaatggttcagacatttgcctctgaatggttaggaattatacagagtctgaatggttaagacctctaatctgaattggtcagacatttgtctttgaacggttaagcattatacaggctcttaatggttcagacatcttactggttcagcacttaatggttcagatctcttactggttcagcacttaaccattcagatgttgccaaacagcccctaagacttaaaacactaatggcagcaataagaagaaagacgaatggtatcgggaaatcggtgatatatcagtCAAATATAGATCCAATATCGCCGACATTATCCGTACCGATATGTTAACTACATAGGTTATGATATGATTAACCTAATGTTTTATGTTTTACTAAATTAAAGTATATATGTATACTTTTTAGATTTATTGAGTTATCCTAGATTCACCTGCAATAAATGCTCATTCATAACAACAATCAATCAAACAGTAATCAAATAACCAAAAGACTCACATCCACACCAAGTATAACAGCATCTTCATCAAGAAACAAAGTCAAATGACTAGTCAAATTAAACGGCGCCGTCAACCATTTCCCGGCCGGAACATTAAGCTGCCCACCACCACTCTTCCCTAACTTCGAAATCGCAAAAATCGCCTTCTCAAAAGCCACCGTATTCACCGTAACCCCATCACCAACACCACCAAAATCCGTAATGTTAAACGCCACCGGCCGGAACACCGGCACCACTCTTCCGGCAACCGGCCGCCGGAAAATCAAAAGCCCGTCAACAAAATTACGTTGCCAGATGAAAAGAGACGTGAAGACGAGGATCCAGAGGAGTGCGAAGAGGGTTTTGTAAGAGGAAATGAGGGGTGTGATCCAACGGCGGGGGTTAGATCGCCAgattgggggtgggggggttagggttagggtttctACCATAATAATGGAGGTGAATCTGTGAAATTGGGTTAGATGATGGGTGAATAGAGATGGGGGATACATGAATATGGGGGCATTGAAGAGGGTTTGGTGGATTGAAGGTGGGTGTGGTGTTATGTCAATTAGGTTAAGTTGAGTTGTTGGATTTGATTAAGGATTTGGGGGAATGGAGTGAGTGACAAGGGAAGATCTGCATCAGAattgaaactattttattaaCAGAGAGACCCGGTAACACGACACGACACGAAACGACATGTTGTTAGCAAGCTTCGTGTTTAGACTTAACATGTTTCGTGTTACCATGTTTCTGGTCATGTTTGTTTTTGAACCTgataagttatcgtgtcgtgttTGTATCCATCATCTCACGTAAgagtgtgaatttctgacacgacacgaacctaacacgaaattcgctggtttgggtttagtctaaacgggtcaggtcagtttcaggttgaacccactaacttgtttagctaaacgggtcgggttcgggttaaccaggtcgggttggcgggttgacctgTTTAACCTATTTATAATATGTTTTTTCTGCAATATGTTTTATATCATAAATTAAATTGGGTGTGTCTTTTATGCGATAATTATAACTTCAAAAGAGAAATtgacataagattttataatttaaatataattGTATTATATGCATTTGTGTTCTTTTGTAGTAAATttcaattttaaaattttaatttgcgaaaaaaaattaaaaatttcgtGTTAAACGGGTCATGTTTGGGCCAACCACAGATAtttgggtcgtgttcgggttaaTATGTATGATACGATTTCCGGGTTCGCATCGTGTTTGGGTTCGTCTAAAATTTTCcaggttcgggtcgggttggacCCGCCAACCtgcgaacccgacccgtttagcgCCCATGATTTTCCAGGTTCAGGTCGGGTTCGTCTAAAATTTTCCATAACTTTAGCGATACTAGCCTTCTTGCCTGAGAAAATAATTTGGTTCCTCTCCTTCCAAATACATCAACATATTGTAAGAATGATCCCGTAAACTGCCTTGTCTTTTGAATATGTAATAGTTGTACGGAAACAATGTATGTTGAact comes from the Helianthus annuus cultivar XRQ/B chromosome 4, HanXRQr2.0-SUNRISE, whole genome shotgun sequence genome and includes:
- the LOC110938043 gene encoding probable polygalacturonase, whose protein sequence is MYPPSLFTHHLTQFHRFTSIIMVETLTLTPPPPIWRSNPRRWITPLISSYKTLFALLWILVFTSLFIWQRNFVDGLLIFRRPVAGRVVPVFRPVAFNITDFGGVGDGVTVNTVAFEKAIFAISKLGKSGGGQLNVPAGKWLTAPFNLTSHLTLFLDEDAVILGVDDEKYWPLMPPLPSYGYGREHPGPRFGSLIHGQNLRDVVITGNNGTIDGQGQRWWKRYRQKLLNNTRGPLIQIMYSSDIVISNITLRNPPFWTLHPYDCKNVTIRNMTILAPLYEAPNTDGIDPDSCEDMIIEDSYISVGDDAIAIKSGWDQYGTAYGRPSKNILIRNLMVRSMVSAGISIGSEMSGGVSNVTVENVLVWNSRRAVRIKTAAGRGAYIRDIKYRNLTFENVRVGIIIKTDYNEHPDTGFDPKAFPVIRDISYINIHGEGVRVPVRIHGSADIPVRNVTFRDMSVGITYKKKHIFQCAYVSGRVIGSIFPKPCENLDLYDEQGTLVKKSVSENASDIDYDI